CGCAGTGATTACCGCACACGGTAATATGGACAGCGCCATCAGCGCGCTAAAGCTCGGCGCGTTTGATTTTGTCAGCAAACCGGTCAATCTGGAGCGACTGCGTGCCCTGGTGCAGCTGGCACTGCGCCTGAGTGAGGACCATCACCTCGCACAGCAGGAGTTCCCCCCCATGCTGCAAGGTCAGTCTGCAGCCATTCAGGCACTTCGTCAGCAGATCGAAAAAGTGGCTCGCAGCGATGCACCTGTACACATTTACGGCGAAATCGGTTCAGGTAAGGAACTGACCGCACGCAGCATTCACCAACAGGGACCGCGCGCGCAGGAAGCCTTTATCTCCTTGCAGTGCAGCGCCATCCCCACCGAACAGCTGGAAGCAACCCTGTTTGGTTGCGCATCGGGCGGCAACTACAAACCCGGCCTCCTGCAGCAAGCCAACCGCGGCTCGCTCTTTATTGATGAAGTGACCGAACTGCCGCTGGAAATTCAGGCCAGGCTTCTGCGCACAATTCAGGAAAAACGTTTTACCCCCACAGGCACAGATCAGACGATAGAGCTGGACGTCCGGATTCTGAGCGCCTCACTCGGGCAAATTGCCAGCAACGTACGCAGTGGGTACTTCAGAAGTGATCTGTATTACCGAATCAGTGTCATCGAAGTGGCAGTCCCGCCACTGCGGCAGAGGTCCGATGACATCCCCCTGCTGACCCGCAACCTGTTGCGTTGGCTATCCGCAAACACCCAGGGATCGGCAAGATTCACGCCCCCCAGAGTGACTCTAGATGCCGTCGACGCCCTTCAGGCATATTCCTTTCCTGGCAACCTGCGGGAATTGGAAAACATTCTTGAACGAGCTCTCACACTCAGCGACAGTAATACCCTGCGCGCAGAAAACCTGCTACTCCACACCGAAGCCCCGCTACCCCCAACATCACCATGTGGCCATTCTGTTTACCTCGCGGCCGCCGATATCGAAGTGAACGCCGGAAACACAAACTCCGGGACATCGCGCTACCCGGTCTATCCGCAGCAATTTTCCACATCCGAATACGAAACCCTCGACGATTTCCTGCAGTCCATCGAGCGCGAAGCGCTGGAAAAAGCGCTGAACGAAACCCAGTGGAACAGGACCGCAGCGGCAGAAAAATTGGGAATCAGTTTTCGTTCGCTGCGCTATCGTCTGAAGAAGCTGGGGCTGGAAAACGACTGACCCGGTCTAAGCCGGGTCAGTGATATAGGAAAACAGGTCGTAAGCTACCAACAGCTCGCCGTATCAGCGCCTGTCGCGTTTCGCACGCCCGCCTGATTCAAGGTAAGAGTCCTGCATCTATTATCCGAATCCTGGATCCCGCCCACAACAGGCGTAGCCGTCAGGCGATACGTCGTTGTCGCCAACGCAGCGGTAATGTCATACAACCCTTCCCCCGAAGAAATTACACCATCATCCTTCAATGATTCGGCAACGGAACAGTCTTCACTGTTGTAGGCATTGTAAACCGTAAAACAACGCTGCAATCGCTGAGCCACATCGTGCAAGCTGGCTTTCGCATCGGATCGGTTGCTCTTACGTACAGAGTCCATGTAAGAGGGATAGGCGATACCCGCTATAACCCCAATAATCGCTACCACGATTATTAGCTCGATAAGGGTAAAGCCCTGCTGATACGTCATTCGCTTCATGATTTTATCCAAATAGCGTTAAAAATTTCTCCAGGAAATTCTGCCTTTTGCGCCCGGAGGAATAATCCCTGAATCCACCTGGAACTCGCCCTTGATATTACTTGAAGGCAAATAACTATTGCGTCCTGCCTCGACCATTTGAGAATAACTAATGATGGCGTAATCCACCTGCTGCCCA
This is a stretch of genomic DNA from Microbulbifer bruguierae. It encodes these proteins:
- a CDS encoding sigma-54-dependent transcriptional regulator — protein: MADRSPIALVVDDEPDICDLISMTLQRMDVRADVAMSVAEASRRLSEKQYDFCLTDMRLPDGDGLQLVEKIQDLPPGQTLPVAVITAHGNMDSAISALKLGAFDFVSKPVNLERLRALVQLALRLSEDHHLAQQEFPPMLQGQSAAIQALRQQIEKVARSDAPVHIYGEIGSGKELTARSIHQQGPRAQEAFISLQCSAIPTEQLEATLFGCASGGNYKPGLLQQANRGSLFIDEVTELPLEIQARLLRTIQEKRFTPTGTDQTIELDVRILSASLGQIASNVRSGYFRSDLYYRISVIEVAVPPLRQRSDDIPLLTRNLLRWLSANTQGSARFTPPRVTLDAVDALQAYSFPGNLRELENILERALTLSDSNTLRAENLLLHTEAPLPPTSPCGHSVYLAAADIEVNAGNTNSGTSRYPVYPQQFSTSEYETLDDFLQSIEREALEKALNETQWNRTAAAEKLGISFRSLRYRLKKLGLEND
- a CDS encoding type IV pilin protein, with product MKRMTYQQGFTLIELIIVVAIIGVIAGIAYPSYMDSVRKSNRSDAKASLHDVAQRLQRCFTVYNAYNSEDCSVAESLKDDGVISSGEGLYDITAALATTTYRLTATPVVGGIQDSDNRCRTLTLNQAGVRNATGADTASCW